Proteins encoded in a region of the Bdellovibrionota bacterium genome:
- the uvrA gene encoding excinuclease ABC subunit UvrA, giving the protein MDEGKDGILIKGAREHNLKNIDLFIPRNKLTVITGISGSGKSTIAFDTIYAEGQRRYVEGLSTYARQFLEQLKKPDLDSITGLSPTISIEQKTTVASPRSTVGTITEIYDYFRLLFSRIGKPVCPDHGVELKKLDLERLIDETLALKEGTKIHILAPVFRNKKGEFQKEIESWLKKGFVRAKIDGEYYELENPPKLLKTKTHNIELVIDRLIIKKDLRPRLVESLNIALKMAKGTVAIENISDNKYHIYSKDSSCPICQYSPPEIEPRLFSFNDPRGYCQTCHGLGTVEDEEAEEYDEDSEDSEDAEALFEEGDTCPDCKGSRLRKEAMYVLVNEKNIHQTSILSFDNLLSWINELSLSEREKKILHKLIFKINYKVNFLLRLGLSHLSLSRSTRSLSGGEAQRIRLANQLGSPLVGVLYVLDEPSIGLHARDHHELLTALNELKDKGNTIIVVEHDEETIMAADYVVDIGPRAGKFGGDIMAHGTPQEIERASGSLTGRYLSRKSVAYTLRVEKKFSEFLSIEHATGNNLKDVSVKIPMNAMTTITGVSGSGKSTLIIDTLFKYLSNKFYVRDYRPAPFDKISGFEKLSGVIEINQKPIGRTPRSNPSTYTGLFSLVRDLFAQLPESRLRGYKPGRFSFNVKGGRCEACQGGGQVKVEMHFMADVYVQCDVCSGARYNPETLNVKFKEKSIADVLAMSIGEALEFFDKQPYIKQKLEILNVVGLDYLTLGQSSITLSGGEAQRIKLSKELSKKRAGQILYILDEPSTGLHFEDTKKLIELLHRLVEQGHTVLVIEHNMDVIASSDHLIDLGPDSGEKGGEVVSEGHPNFVMKNKKSYTGIFLKKHLRS; this is encoded by the coding sequence ATGGACGAAGGTAAAGACGGCATCCTTATTAAGGGAGCGAGAGAGCATAATCTTAAAAATATTGATCTCTTTATCCCAAGAAACAAACTAACCGTTATCACTGGAATCAGTGGTAGTGGGAAGTCGACTATTGCATTTGATACTATCTATGCTGAGGGACAGCGTCGCTATGTCGAGGGTCTTTCGACTTATGCTAGACAATTCTTAGAACAACTCAAGAAACCGGATTTAGATTCTATCACTGGCTTATCTCCGACCATTTCGATTGAACAAAAAACTACCGTCGCTTCTCCAAGATCTACCGTGGGTACGATCACCGAAATTTATGATTATTTCAGGCTTCTTTTCAGTAGAATTGGAAAACCAGTATGTCCAGATCATGGGGTTGAGCTTAAAAAATTAGATCTAGAAAGATTGATCGATGAGACTCTAGCTCTTAAAGAAGGAACAAAGATTCACATTCTTGCTCCGGTTTTTAGAAACAAAAAAGGTGAGTTTCAAAAAGAAATCGAGAGCTGGCTAAAAAAAGGCTTTGTCAGAGCAAAAATTGATGGCGAATATTATGAACTTGAAAACCCACCGAAACTTTTAAAAACGAAAACTCACAATATTGAGCTGGTTATTGATCGTTTAATCATAAAAAAAGACTTAAGACCACGGCTTGTGGAAAGTTTAAATATTGCGCTTAAGATGGCAAAAGGAACTGTTGCCATAGAAAATATCTCAGACAACAAATACCATATTTACTCCAAGGATTCTTCGTGTCCTATTTGTCAGTATTCTCCTCCAGAGATCGAACCAAGATTATTTAGCTTTAATGACCCTCGTGGCTATTGCCAGACGTGCCATGGCCTCGGAACCGTAGAGGACGAAGAAGCCGAAGAGTACGACGAGGACTCTGAGGACTCTGAGGACGCAGAAGCCCTCTTTGAAGAGGGCGATACTTGCCCTGACTGCAAAGGCTCTCGATTAAGAAAAGAAGCTATGTATGTTTTGGTGAATGAAAAAAATATTCATCAAACAAGTATTTTATCTTTTGATAACCTTTTAAGTTGGATTAATGAACTTTCGCTTTCTGAGCGAGAGAAAAAGATTCTTCATAAATTGATTTTTAAAATTAATTACAAAGTAAATTTCTTGTTGCGACTTGGTCTTTCCCATTTGAGCTTATCAAGATCAACTAGATCTCTCTCCGGCGGGGAGGCACAAAGGATCCGTCTTGCAAATCAGCTAGGTTCTCCGCTCGTCGGCGTCCTCTATGTTTTGGACGAACCAAGTATCGGTTTGCATGCTAGGGATCATCATGAGCTCCTGACTGCGCTCAACGAATTAAAGGACAAGGGTAACACCATCATTGTTGTTGAGCACGATGAAGAAACCATTATGGCCGCAGATTATGTTGTAGACATTGGCCCGCGTGCTGGAAAGTTCGGGGGAGATATAATGGCTCATGGAACTCCCCAAGAAATTGAACGAGCGAGTGGAAGCCTTACTGGAAGATATCTTTCTAGAAAATCTGTTGCTTATACATTACGAGTAGAAAAAAAATTCTCTGAATTCTTGAGTATTGAGCATGCAACCGGAAATAATTTAAAAGATGTTTCCGTAAAAATTCCTATGAATGCCATGACAACAATCACCGGGGTTTCGGGTAGTGGAAAGTCCACTCTTATTATAGATACTTTGTTTAAGTATCTATCGAATAAATTTTATGTGAGAGATTATAGGCCGGCGCCGTTTGATAAAATATCTGGTTTCGAAAAGCTCTCTGGTGTCATCGAAATCAATCAAAAACCGATCGGTAGGACGCCAAGATCAAACCCCTCTACTTATACAGGACTATTCTCTCTCGTTAGAGATTTATTTGCACAGTTACCAGAATCTCGTTTGCGCGGATACAAGCCGGGTCGATTTAGTTTTAACGTGAAAGGTGGAAGATGTGAGGCTTGTCAGGGTGGCGGACAAGTCAAAGTCGAAATGCATTTCATGGCAGACGTTTACGTTCAGTGCGATGTTTGTAGTGGGGCGAGGTACAATCCAGAAACTCTCAATGTAAAATTTAAAGAAAAATCCATCGCCGATGTTTTGGCTATGAGCATTGGGGAAGCTTTGGAGTTTTTTGATAAGCAGCCTTATATTAAACAAAAATTAGAAATCTTAAACGTCGTAGGGCTTGATTACTTAACATTGGGCCAAAGTTCTATCACTCTTTCTGGTGGCGAGGCACAAAGAATAAAACTTTCAAAAGAACTTTCCAAAAAAAGAGCTGGGCAAATTTTATATATTCTTGATGAACCTTCTACTGGGTTACATTTTGAAGATACAAAAAAATTAATTGAACTTCTGCATAGACTTGTTGAGCAAGGACACACAGTACTTGTAATCGAACACAACATGGA